Genomic DNA from Desulfomicrobium macestii:
TAGGGGTGCACACCAAGTGGCTCCATTAAGGGTGCCGATGAACTGGCTCCATTAGGGTGCCGACGTTTTGGCTTCATAGGGGTGCTGATCAACAATTGGTGCATGGAGGCATGTATCTTGGGCTTGGAGCCCTTGGCGGCTGGATCAATAGCGGTTTTTATCAGGGCTCGACCGCAGCCGGGCTGGCTTTGCGCATCTGGGCAGGAGAGGCTCCCTCTTCAATTGCTGTGGTCGGAGAAAACGTCAATTCAGTCACCCTCGATTATCAGGTGATGAAACGCTGGGGCATCGACCCGGCCGCCGTTAAAATTTCCGAACAAGTCAATTTCATAAATGAACCGGAAACACAGTGGCATGGTTACGGGTTTTATCTGATCGCAGCCGTGGCCTTTATCATCCTGGAGGGGCTGCTCATCCTATGGCTGCTGCATCTATTGCGACAGCAGCGAATCTTGCGCAATCAAACCCTTCAAAGTGAGGCCAGATTCCGCGGACTTTTCGACCTGACTCCAATCCCGCTTTGCTATACTTTGAATGATGGTCGATTTGTCGCCGTGAATCAGGCATTCACAGAGGTACTGGGTTATACAGTGGAAGATCTTCCTGCTATCGATGACTGGTGGCTGAAGGCTTATCCCGACCCTCGTTACAGAAGTTCGGTACTGGAATCCTGGCAGCGCAGCGGTTTCATGAATTCAGACGGCATACCAAAAGCGCATGAGCGTCGTGTGGCTGCCAAGGATGGCACGGAGCACGTCATGCTCATATATTACAACTTTCTGGACAATTACAGTATTGCCAGCATGGTCGACATAACCGAACACAAGAAAATGCAGGAGATGATGGTTCAGACGGAGAAAATGATCTCCGTGGGCGGCATCTCTGCGGGCATCGCCCATGAGATAAACAATCCTCTGGGCATCATATTGCAAGCTGTACAGACCTTGGCACAGCGTATGCGTCCGGATTTTTCCAAGAATCGGGAAGTTGCCAAGAGTATGGGGCTCGATCTGGAACTGCTGGAAAAATATTCTCGAGCGCGTAAACTCAACATGTTTATTGCGGATATCGAATCCGCTGCGCTTCGCGCTGCAAGCATTATTCGGCACATGCTCGATTTCAGCCGTATGAGCCAGTCTCACCGGTTGAGTTGCAGTATGCCCGTCATCATCGATAAGGCCCTTGCGTTGGCCTCCAATGATTTTGACTTGAAGAAGAGTTTCGATTTCAAGAAAATATCCATCATAAAGCATTACATTGATCCCCTCCCCGATATTGAGTGCACGGAAACCGACATTGAACAGGTGGTACTCAACCTGCTGCGCAACTCCGCGCAAGCAATGGGCGCTGACTGCGAGGCACCGCGTATCGAAATCCATCTGTCCTGTCAGGGAGACTGGCTACGATTGGAGATTAGGGACAATGGGCCAGGTATTCCTGTGGATATTCAGCGCCGCATCTTTGAGCCCTTCTTCACCACCAAGGCCCCGGGTGTCGGCACCGGTCTGGGATTATCTGTTTCCTATTTCATCATTACCAATGGACATGGAGGGAAGATGAGCGTTCAATCAACTCCTGGAAACGGAACAGTCTTCGTCATCGAGTTACCGGTACGCAGTAACCCAGAGGGATAGGGAATGAAAAATTTGAATCGGGTACTTCTGGTTGATGATGAAGCACAGATCCGTTCGAGCTTCGTGGCATATTGCGAGGATTACGAAGAGTTCGCAATTTTGGTCGCAGCTTCGGCTGAGGAGGGACTGGGTATCCTGGAACGCGATGGAGCGGATTTGTGCATTGTGGACATGCGCTTGCCGGGTATGCACGGCGGTGATTTCATCAGGGCTGCGTCGTGCCGGTGTAGGCGCTTTCTGATCCACACCGGTTCCGTGGATACGGAGCTTACCACTGAACTGGAGTCTCTGGGCATGAGTAGCAAGGATGTGCTTATGAAACCGTGCAGTATGTCTCGCATGATTGAACGGATTCGACATCATTTATCCTTGCCGTAAATATGTTTTTCTGTACAACTTGCACAAAATTCTTTTGCGCAGACTCAATGCGTGACTCAAAAACTCAATTGCGCTCTTTTTTTTCTGGAATTCTATTGTACTAATTTTGATTTATTATTTCATTTTTTTTAACATTGCTCCACGGGAGGGGCCATGCTGAGTAAATTTCGCATACGCGGCCGTCTGTTCATCATTCTTGGCCTCAATATCGCTTTGATTGCGATCATGGGGTTTGTGGCTTTTTTTATGGCCACGTCCATCAACGGAAAATTGTCTCTGGTGCTTGGGCGCGACCTGCCGGGAACGGCGGTTTTGCTCGAAGCGGATCGCGATCTGCATCAGATGCTTTTGGCTGAGCGGGGTCTGCTGTTGAGCGTTCCCGGAACCGCCGAGTATGACAACAACATGAAGTCCTACAGGGAAAACATGGAGCAGGCGGACAGTCGTCTGAAAAAGTTCATCGCGGTCAGCTTCTCCGAGGAGAAGAAGGAACTGGTCGATCAGTACGTCAGGGACAGGGCGGCCTGGGAAGCGGTTTCGAATAGGATTATAGAGTTGCGCGCAAGGTCCACGGGGGAAGCGAGCCCGGAAGCCGTCGAGATGGCCATTACGGATGGCGCTGCAAAATTCGACATCATGCGCGAGCATATCAACAAACTGACCGAAATTGTCGATAACGACGCAAAGGATGCGGGGCAGGAAGCGGCGGCTGCCTTTGAGCGGCTCAAGCTCATTCTGGCAATCATCACATTCGGCAGTATTTTTGTGGGTGGGGCGCTGACCTTGTTCATCTCCAACGGCATAACGGGTCCCTTGGGGCGCATGATTGCCATGCTGCGTGACATTGCCGAAGGTGAGGGCGATCTGACCAAAAGAATCAAGGACCAGTCCGGTATGGAAACCCAGGAATTGGCCGAATGGTTCAACCAGTTTGTGGATAGGGTGCACAACATCATCAAGGACGTCGCCCACAATTCAAGTCAAGTCAGCATGGCCGCGCGGACCCTGCTGGAACTTGCAGGCAACCTGAGCAGTTCTTCCGGTAGCATGACTGGAACTTCAAATACGGTTGCGGCCTCGGCGGAGGAAATGAGCGCGAACATGAACAGCGTGGCCGCGTCCATGGAGCAGTTTACCGTGAACATAGGCACCGTGGCCACAAGTTCCGAAGAGATGAGCGCGACCATCACGGAAATTTCGGTCAGCACCGGCAAGGCCAAGGACATAACAGGACAGGCTGTTGCCGCCGCCGGGAAAGCCTCCGTGCAGGTCAACGAGCTTGGCACGGCGGCGCAGGATATCGGCAAGGTTACCGAGGCCATATCGGCCATTTCATCCCAGACCAACCTGTTGGCCCTGAATGCGACCATCGAAGCGGCCAGGGCTGGAGAAGCGGGGCGCGGCTTTGCTGTGGTCGCCAATGAAATCAAGGAATTGGCTCAGCAGACCGCTCGTGCCACTGAGGAGATCCGGGGCAAGATCCAGGGCATCCAACAGACCACCGGGCAGACGGTGCAGGAGATTGGCCAGATCAGCAGCGTGATCAACGACGTGGACTCCATCGTGGGCAGCATCGCGGCGGCGGTGGAAGAGCAGTCCGTGACGACCCGCGACATCGCCGACAATGTCGGACAAGCCTCCATTGGCGTGCAGCAGGTCAACGAGAATGTCGCACAGGCCGATTCGGTGCTGCGAACCATCGCCAGGGATGTGACTTCGGTCAATGCCGCTTCAGGTGAAGTGGCCCAAACCGCCGAATCCATGCATGCGAATTCCCAGTCCCTGGCCCGCTTGGCCGAAAACCTCGACGCAATGGTGAGTAAATTCAAAATCTAGGCAACATTGCTTTCTTGGTAAAACGCAATGTCCGCGATGGGTGTGTTGGACACTCTGTCTATCGGCAAGGACACATTTGTAGGCGGGGATCAACGAGAGCATTATTCAGACATGCTTTACTCGGTTCGGCTTGTGGGCGGGAAATCTGCGTACGTGTACCTTCTTTTTGAACACAAGAGCAGCCCCGCCCGTTTTGTCGCATTGCAACTGTTGCGCTACATGCTCGAAATCTTGGAGCTTCACCGTAAACAAAATGAAAAGAGTGGATTTCGCGCCACTGTCCGACTTCTCAAGGGTAACTCAGGCTCTTTCATGACGTATTGCAGTGTACTCTGTCATTGCGATCAATATTTTATTTATTCTACATTCGTCAGATTTAATCTGTCTCTAGTATCTTTTAACTTTTCCGCTCGCAGTGTGAAGGATCTCTGATACAGAGATAATTTTAAGGGGAAGTTTGTATTGTTGTAAGTATTTTTTATAGTGATTTATTATAAAATATTTGTCAACTTTTTTATCTTTTGATAAAATTACTTCTGCTACAATAATGTTTCCGATTCGTTGTTCTGGAATTCCGTAAACTCGTGATTTTAAAATTGCTGGATGAGATTCGAGAACGGATTCAATTTCTTCTGGAAAAACTTTCAATCCGGCCACATTTATTTGAGATGCTTTTCTTCCAACAAGCTTTAAACAGTTTTTTTCTATAATTCCAAGATCTCCACTTAAAAAATAGCTATCCATATCAAGAATTGCTGGCATTCGCTGCGGATAAATATATCCAGAAAATATGGATGAACTTTTGATGCATACTTCTCCAACGTGTCCGTCAGCGGCTTTGTTTCCTTCTTCGTCGCAAATTCGAATGTCGAATCCTGGCGCTGCAGGACCTACCGTCATCGGATTTGAATTATCTTGAGTGTTGATGCAGACGAGGCCTGCTTCGATTATTCCATAAGCTTGCCTGAGCGGATGGCCGAAACGATGTTGAAAAGAAACTGCTACGGATTCAGATAAGGGTTGTCCTGTAGATATTGCCCATCGCAGATGTGGAAGTTTTTCTGTGCTCGAATCTGCGGCCAGCATGCGAAACAGCCAAGGACTGCCGTAGAGCAGGGTTGCTTGATGTTTTTGAGCCAATGAGAGAACCGTTTCTGGTCGCGTGTCGGGAGCGAGGATGACCGTTGTCCCGGCCATAAGATAAGCAAGTATTGAAGATGCAAAATGCAAGCTTGCAGACATAGTCCATATTATTTTGTCTTCGATCCCAAGTTTAAGAGCTCTGGCTACTGAATCAGTTCTTGCTTCAATACACTGATGTGAAAGGACGACGCCCTTGCTTGCACCAGTTGTTCCAGAAGTCGGACGAATAAAGGCTGTTGATTCATGTTCTGGATAACAGGTTCTAGTACTGTCCAGTAATTCTATCTCAATTTTTTTTTCTCTTCGCTCCAAGATGGCATCTGCTTCGCAACAACGCAGGTGGT
This window encodes:
- a CDS encoding methyl-accepting chemotaxis protein → MLSKFRIRGRLFIILGLNIALIAIMGFVAFFMATSINGKLSLVLGRDLPGTAVLLEADRDLHQMLLAERGLLLSVPGTAEYDNNMKSYRENMEQADSRLKKFIAVSFSEEKKELVDQYVRDRAAWEAVSNRIIELRARSTGEASPEAVEMAITDGAAKFDIMREHINKLTEIVDNDAKDAGQEAAAAFERLKLILAIITFGSIFVGGALTLFISNGITGPLGRMIAMLRDIAEGEGDLTKRIKDQSGMETQELAEWFNQFVDRVHNIIKDVAHNSSQVSMAARTLLELAGNLSSSSGSMTGTSNTVAASAEEMSANMNSVAASMEQFTVNIGTVATSSEEMSATITEISVSTGKAKDITGQAVAAAGKASVQVNELGTAAQDIGKVTEAISAISSQTNLLALNATIEAARAGEAGRGFAVVANEIKELAQQTARATEEIRGKIQGIQQTTGQTVQEIGQISSVINDVDSIVGSIAAAVEEQSVTTRDIADNVGQASIGVQQVNENVAQADSVLRTIARDVTSVNAASGEVAQTAESMHANSQSLARLAENLDAMVSKFKI
- a CDS encoding ATP-binding protein, producing MYLGLGALGGWINSGFYQGSTAAGLALRIWAGEAPSSIAVVGENVNSVTLDYQVMKRWGIDPAAVKISEQVNFINEPETQWHGYGFYLIAAVAFIILEGLLILWLLHLLRQQRILRNQTLQSEARFRGLFDLTPIPLCYTLNDGRFVAVNQAFTEVLGYTVEDLPAIDDWWLKAYPDPRYRSSVLESWQRSGFMNSDGIPKAHERRVAAKDGTEHVMLIYYNFLDNYSIASMVDITEHKKMQEMMVQTEKMISVGGISAGIAHEINNPLGIILQAVQTLAQRMRPDFSKNREVAKSMGLDLELLEKYSRARKLNMFIADIESAALRAASIIRHMLDFSRMSQSHRLSCSMPVIIDKALALASNDFDLKKSFDFKKISIIKHYIDPLPDIECTETDIEQVVLNLLRNSAQAMGADCEAPRIEIHLSCQGDWLRLEIRDNGPGIPVDIQRRIFEPFFTTKAPGVGTGLGLSVSYFIITNGHGGKMSVQSTPGNGTVFVIELPVRSNPEG
- a CDS encoding response regulator; its protein translation is MKNLNRVLLVDDEAQIRSSFVAYCEDYEEFAILVAASAEEGLGILERDGADLCIVDMRLPGMHGGDFIRAASCRCRRFLIHTGSVDTELTTELESLGMSSKDVLMKPCSMSRMIERIRHHLSLP
- a CDS encoding class I adenylate-forming enzyme family protein; this encodes MVRSFPAGHLDREVRKQAEALKFTENRKARIAMSLANSIDDILLALAVILKGHALIALPPNASDQEKNDHLRCCEADAILERREKKIEIELLDSTRTCYPEHESTAFIRPTSGTTGASKGVVLSHQCIEARTDSVARALKLGIEDKIIWTMSASLHFASSILAYLMAGTTVILAPDTRPETVLSLAQKHQATLLYGSPWLFRMLAADSSTEKLPHLRWAISTGQPLSESVAVSFQHRFGHPLRQAYGIIEAGLVCINTQDNSNPMTVGPAAPGFDIRICDEEGNKAADGHVGEVCIKSSSIFSGYIYPQRMPAILDMDSYFLSGDLGIIEKNCLKLVGRKASQINVAGLKVFPEEIESVLESHPAILKSRVYGIPEQRIGNIIVAEVILSKDKKVDKYFIINHYKKYLQQYKLPLKIISVSEILHTASGKVKRY
- a CDS encoding Rpn family recombination-promoting nuclease/putative transposase; protein product: MGVLDTLSIGKDTFVGGDQREHYSDMLYSVRLVGGKSAYVYLLFEHKSSPARFVALQLLRYMLEILELHRKQNEKSGFRATVRLLKGNSGSFMTYCSVLCHCDQYFIYSTFVRFNLSLVSFNFSARSVKDL